AGATCGATGCCGGTGACACGCAGGCCACGCTGCGCCAACTCGATCGAATGCCGGCCGTAACCACAGGCCACGTCGAGAACCTCACTGCCCTCCGCGGGGGCAAGTGAGGCCTTGATGAAGTTCACCTCGCGCAAAGTCTGCTCGGCCGTCATGAACGGCAACGTGCGAAGGTAGTCCTCGTCGAAGACCTCCTCGTACCAAGGCTTGGTTCGCTTGCGGCGCGGACGCGCGGCCAGGGGCTCCGCCCACGTCTCCGAAGCCGGGTCAGTCGAGGGTGCAACGGGCACCACGGGCAAGGGGGGCACCACAGCTTGCCGTGAAGCCTGGGCCTCGAGCGGTACGGGCGGTGGTGTGGTGACGTCGTCGACGAACTCCACCTCGTCGGAGACGGACTCAGCCTGGTCGTGAATGGATTGTGGTGCAGCGCCTGTCGTCACCGGCGCATCATTGACCCGCTCCACGCCATCGACCAGTTCGTCCACTTCGGCCAGCTCGATCTCCCCGGTGCTCACCTCCTCTGCCTCCTCGAGAGGTAGGGGCGCCGTGGGTGTCTCGACCAGGGGTGGCAGCTCAGGCCCCTGGGGGGCCGCGCCTACCTCAGCCGAAAAAACCGACACATCCACACTTGGAAGAGTGTCGAAGCGCCCCGCGTCCCGGGCAACAGCTTCCGCAGCCCCGGCCTCGGGGTCGACGTCGGAGTCTTTGACCATAGGTCCATCCGGGATCGGCATCAGCCCCAAGTCCCACTCCTCCGTGGCGTCTGCGTCCCGGGCGACCTCGGTCTGGGCGGAGGCGCCGAGACCGAAAGACGGACCTCGAGGGGAGGCAGGCGTGTCCGGGTTTTGCTCGTCGGATTTCGACATGCGGGGGGTTGGGTTAGGCGGAAGTCAACTGGCCCACCCGAACACCCATGCGGATGGGTTGGCCGGGCACGACCGGGTCGAAGGCGACACGCCCCGGCTCGAACAGGATAATCGCGGTCGAGCCCAAGTGGAAAATCCCAATCTCGTCGCCCTTCGCCAAAGTAGGGGGATCCGAGAAAGATTTGGACCGGACCTCCCCTAGGGCTGCAGGGCCCCGGTGGGTCCTCACCTCGGGATCGTAGGCGGCCGTGATGTGTCCAACACCCACGGCAGCCACCATCACCACGGCGAAAACGCCCGGTTCCCCCGAGAACACCGACACAAAGCGTTCGTTGCGCGCAAAGAGATCCGGCTCCCGCCTCACACTACCGTCGTTGACGGGAAACAACTCACCCGGAAGGTGGTGCCAGGAGGTCACTCGGCCCCCTGTGGGCGCGTGCACCCGATGATAGTCGCGGGGCGAAAGGTAAGTGACCTGGAAGGTCCCCCCTTCGAAGCGCGCGGCCGTGGAGGCATCCCCTAGGAGCGCGGCCGTCTTGAAGCGAATGTTCTTCGCTTCGATGCCCTGGTCCCGGATCACCCCCGTGGCGACCAGCCGACCGTCCGCAGGCGCCACGACGGCGCGAGGGTCGGGATCGAGGGGCCGCGCACCGGGCCGCAAGCGACGGGTGAAAAAATCGTCGACAGACTCGTAGGACGTGAGGGGCCGCTCGGCCTCGTCCACGTCGATACGGTACTTGGCAGCAAACGACTCCAACACCCGGGCGCGTATGGCCGCAGGCACCCGGATCCCGCTGCACCATCCAATGAGCTCCGAGAGCGTGCGCTGCGGGGCCAAGCGCCACGCATGGCGCATCATCTTGTCACCTAAAGAAAGGCCGTCCATGCGTGCAACTCCCGACACGTCACTTTAGGACACGAAACGAACCTCGGTCAAAACAAGTTCCCGAGAGGCCGCTCCTTCCTCGGGGCACGCGCCGGAACCCAGGCCTCGAAGTAGGTTAGTTACCTACAGGCGAGGGAGCCTCGTCGTGCGAGGGCGCTCAGTACTCGTAGTACATCCTGAACTCGAACGGGGTCGTGCGCAGGCGCGCCGGCTTGACCTCGTTTTCGTCCTTCCAGTTGACCCAGCCCTCGATCACATCTCGCGTGAACACGTCGCCGCGCAGGAGAAAATCGTGGTCCTCGAGAAGGTGATCGAGCGCTTGCTCCAGCGACGCCGGCGCCTTCGGCACCTCCTTGAGCTCTTCTGGAGAGAGCGAGTAAATGTCCTTGTCGAGCGGATCGCGCGGATCAATCTTGTTTTGAATGCCGTCGAGACCCGCCATCAACATGGCTGCGAAGGCCAGATACGGATTGGCGGTGGGATCGGGACAACGGAACTCGATCCGCTTTGCTTTCGGCGACGCGCCCGACACCGGGATCCGAATGCAGGCTGATCGATTCCTGGCGGAGTAAGCCAGGTTCACCGGCGCCTCGAAGCCGGGGACCAGGCGCCGGTAGCTGTTGAGGGTGGGGTTGGTGAAGGCCAGCAGGGCCGGCGCGTGCTTGAGCAGCCCGCCGATGTAGTAGAGCGCTGTCTCCGAGAGTCCGCCGTACTTGTTACCGGCAAACAGATTCTTCTCGCCCTTCCAAATCGACTGGTGGCAGTGCATACCCGAGCCGTTGTCGCCCACGATGGGCTTGGGCATGAAGGTGGCAGTTTTTCCGTACTTTCGCGCTGTGTTCCGGACCACATACTTGTACCACATGGTCCAATCCGCCATCGTCTTCAGCGTATTGAAACGCATGGACAGCTCACACTGGCCTGCGGTGGCCACCTCGTGGTGGAACACCTCTACCGGTATGCCGACGCTTTCGAGAGTGAGCGCCATCTGCATCCGCAGGTCAGTCAAGGTGTCGACCGGCGGAACGGGAAAGTAGCCCCCTTTGTGAGCCGTCTTGTACCCGAGATTTGGCTTTTCGTCCCGCCCGCTGTTCCAAATGCCTTCGCTTGAATCCAGGTAGTAAAACGACTGATGAGGCGCATCTGCGAAGCGCACGTCATCAAAGACAAAGAATTCAGGCTCGGGCCCGAAGAAGACCCGGTCTCCGATGCCGGTTTGCCGGAGGTACTGCTCGGCTTTACGGGCGATGTGCCTCGGGTCCCGGCTGTAGGGTTGACGGGTAACGGCATCAACGATGTCACACACCACTGACAAAGTCGGCTCGGCGTAGAAAGGGTCGATCACCGCCGATTCAGGGTCGGGAATGAACGACATGTCCGACTCGTTGATGGTCTGCCAGCCGCGGATCGAGCTTCCGTCGAAGTTGAACCCCTCGGAAAACGAGTCTTCGTCGAGTCTGACGAGGGGCATCGTGGTGTGCTGCCAGGTGCCGAGGAGGTCCACGAACTTGAAATCTACGAACTTCACGCCGTGCTTCGCGGCGAACTTCAGGACCTCGGCGGGTGTCATGCGTGCGATTCTCCTCGCCCACCCCTGCCCCAGGCCGACGCCCGAGCTGGGAGGGAAAATGGTTGACCAGTGCTCCGAAGGAATCGTGCCCCTCTGCGGCCCGCGAGGGAAGAGCCGTATTTCGAAACGCTTCGAGAGGGGGGCGCGCGAACGCTCCCCCCTCCGAGAGTGGCTCCTTCACGTGAGGGGCTTAGAGGGCTTCTTCGCCGCGCTCACCCGTGCGGATGCGGATCACCTCTTCCACGGGCTCGACGAAAATCTTGCCATCGCCGATGTGGCCCGTCCTCGCCACGGAGGTCAGCGCCTCGACGATGTCCTTGACCATGTCGTCCTTGGCCACGATTTGGATTCGCACCTTCGGAACGAAATCCACCACATAGGCCGAGCCCCGGTAAACCTCTCGCTTACCTCCTGTGCGCCCGAAACCCTTGACCTCGGAGACGGTCATGCCTTGCACACCGATCTCGCGCAGCCTGTCTTTCACGTCGTCCAACTTGAATGGCTTGATGACCGCTTCGATTTTTTTCATGGTTTGACCCTCGCAGGCAGCCTAACGGGCAATTGTTTCCAATGTATTTCTTTACCGTAAACATTGGGTTTAATAAGTTTCGATAGCAATTTCAGTCACTTGCAACACTGCGAAACACGCGATGTAACACAGAAGCGGCGCCCTCGGGCCGTTCGGACCGGGCCTCGGCCCCCTGCGGGGTCGTTGAGGTTCCGCGTCACGGGGGGCAGACTCCCGGGTGTCGAACTGCGCTTGGTCGTTCCGACGCATCCCTGTGTCTCCCGTGCCGAGGGCCCCACAAGGGTCCGCAAAAATTGTGCCCGAATATTCAATGCTTATAGACAAGAGCCCCCAGGGGCCGCTACTGTAGGTCGGCCTACCGCATGGGGCGCGACGTTGGGACTATCCCGCGGCCGCGGGCATCGGGGCAAGCGGTGCGGCAACCAAAACAACCGCCCTGATTTCAAAAAGTTGCAGCTGTCTCCCAGCTGTGTTACTCAGCGAAAGTCGTAGGGGATCATCGAGGCGATTGCATGGATTTGATGTTCGAAGACGAGGTCGACGAGGTCGGATCCGACGTCGAAGGGTACTGCACGAAGTGCAAGGCCGATACGACCCACGTCGTCATATCAAAGTACGAGGACGAGATCCGGCGCGTGCAATGCAACGTGTGCGGGGACGTACACTCGTTCCGCAAGCCACGCGGTGAGGTGGAAGACGAGGTTCCGGAGCCGGTGTCGGCCCGGAAGCGGGCTCTGATGAAGAAGCCCACCTGGGAAGAGTTCTTTGCCAAACACAAAGCGAGTGCGGCAAAGCCCTACCAATTCCGGCTGGAATACAACGAGCAGGCCATCGTCGAGCATCCAAAGTTCGGCGTGGGTTTCGTCTCGGAAGTTGTCTCGAACAGCAAGGTCGAGATCACCTTCAAGGATGGCCGGCGCATTCTGGTTCACAACCGGGGCGACATTCCGGGCTTGCCAACGGGAGACGGGACACCCTCCGACCAAGAGCCGCCGGCGAAAGGGAAACCTGCGGCCAAGGCCGCCCCAAAGGCGCCGGTCAAGGCTGACAAAGCCAAGTCCGCTCCCGAAAAGGTAGTCAAGCCGCCGAAGTTGCAGCCCGACCGGGCGGTGTCTCCGGAACCGCTAGACGACGACGACGGCGACAGCGACGAAGAGAGCCCTGCGGTCACCCCGGCCACCAAGAGCAAGGCCAAGGACGGCAAGGACAAGGACGGCAAGGACAAGGACGGCAAGGACAAGGACGGCAAGGACAAGACCGAGGCCAAGACTCCGGAAAAGGCGTCTGGCCCCGAAAAGTCCCCCGTGAGTTCGGCGGTGGGCAAAGCCAAGGGTGGCAAACCCGAAAAGGCCAAGTCCCCCAAAGCCGAGCCACCCAAAAGCGAAGCCAGCAAGCCAACCGGGCCCAAAGCCGCCAAGGCTGCCAAAACAGGCAACTCAGACAAGCCCACCCCACCCGAAAAGGCTCCGCTTCGTGCGGACCTAGGGAAGGCCACCAAGACTTCAGCCGCGTCCGATAAGGGCAAGTCCCCCAAGGGCAAGGGCGAAGCTCCGAAGGCCGCAAAGCCTGAGAAGGCTTCGCCGGCCTCGAAGCCTGCGGCGAAATCCCCACCCAAAGCACCGTCGCCCACCGCTCTGAAGGACAAAGCCCTGAAAGCGGCGGCGGCCAAACCCTCGGCTAAGCCGAAGCCCGCGCCCAAAGCCCCTGCGCCCAAGGCCTCGGCGCCGAAGGCAGCTGTGAAGTCAAAGCTTCCAGCCAAGTCTCCGACCAAGCGCAAGTGACGGGGTGCCTGGGTTGTGGTCGCTTATGGCGACCAAAATCCCGGGCACCACATAGCTCGAAATCGGGGACCCGCAGGGCTCGGGCGCCGCTTTGGAGGCCGTCGGATCGATGTGTGCTTTGGTGCTTTCCCGCGTCAGCGGACGATGAGCACGTAAATGTCGTAGAGCGCGTGGGTGTACACCGCCACCGCGAAGCCCCGGAACCAGAACAAGAGCGCGAAAAAAACGCCGGCCAACGTGCGGAAGGTAAAGACCCCGAGGGACAAGGGATCTCCGTACGGTGGGATGTGGTGCATCGCGGAGAAGGCAAGTGACGAGGCCGCAAGCCCCACCAGCAGCGCAGCCCATCGCTTCATGCCGACGACCCGTTCCGCCAGGTACACACACAAAGTCAGAAGGCCCAGGCGAAACACCGCCTCCTCGTAGAGGCCGGCCCCAATGGACATGATGAACCGGGTGGGCAGGCTTTGGTCGGGGAGCCCTCCTGGGCCGGCCAGCCGCGGTGATATGCCCATCAGCTCCGTCATCACGAAAATGATGAGGGATCCCATCGTGAGGGCGTAAAGCGTGCTCTCGAGCAGGACGGGCAGGATGACCCTCCGGTCGAAGCTTTGACGGCGCCCCAGCGTCGACACCGCCACCACGAGGCTGAGGGCAACGCCCACCACGAAAGCCAGGTAAGCCACCGTGGACAGCTGCAAGTTGTGGAGCAACAGGATGGTGACGAAGTCAGCGCCGTTGAGCATCGGGCGCGTGTACAGCACCCCAAGCTGGTAGATCACGAAGAGGGGTGCCACGAGCACCAAGTTCGTGAGAAGATTGCGCCGACCCGCGTCGAAGATGCCCATGTCCGTCAGGGAGCTTGACGCTCGCAGGGCGGAGCCGCCAGGTTTGGCGAGGCGTTTGCTTGGCCGGCGAGACGGCACGAAATCCATACAGCTCTGCTCAGCGCTTGGCGGCGCGAGGCTCTGCCCCGGCGCTCGAAACAGCGGGCGTTCCCTCGGGCGGCCTGATGACCGCGAGAACCTCCCGCTTTGGATCGAGGTACTTTTGCGCCAGGCGCTGCACCTCGGCGCGGGTGATCTTGCGGATCCGTTGCGGGAACTTTTTGTACGCCTCCCATCCCTCGCCGTAGGCTTCGTGGAAAGCCAGGGCCGCGGCCAGCGAGCCCTTTCTCTGCAGACCGATGGCGTGAGTCCCGATGAGGTAACGCTGGGCCCGACCTAGCTCCTCCGCCGTGATGCCCTCGTCTGCCAGGCGCCGAAGGTCGCGGCGCACCGCCTCGAGGGCTTGCTCGAGCTTCTCGGGACTCGAGGCCAGATACACGGCGAAGTACCCCGGATCGATGCCCTCCAGCGAAAACGCGCTCACGCGGTAGACAAGCCCCCGCTTTTCGCGCAGCTCCTCGAACAGGCGACCGCCCTGCCCCGCGAGGACGTGACTCAGCACCTCGAGGCCGAATCTGTCCGGACTGGCCAATGTCGTTCCGGGAAACCCGAGCACCACGTGGGCTTGTTCACGCTCGCGATATTGAATGGCCTGCGCGGGCGCGCTCAGGGCGGGTTCAGTGACGACCGCGGGCACCTCTGCGGCTTGCACGTCGGCGTCCCGGAATAGACTCGTGAGCTTCTCCACCACGCGCGCGGGTTCGACGTCCCCGACGACCGACAGAGTCAGGCTCCCCGGCGGGTAGTGTTTGCGAAAGTGAATGACCAGGCGTCGCCTGGTGAGCCCCGAGACTGAGTCCGCCGTGCCGATGAGATCCATCCGATAGGGATGGCGTTTCCACATGAGGCTCTGAAAGAGCCGGAAAGCGGCCTGCCCGAGGTTGTCATCTTGGGCCCGGATGTCGTCGAGCACGATCCGCCGCTCCTTGTCGAGCTCGGGGTCTGGGAACGAGGCATGCAGCAGACAATCACCCACGAGATCGAGCCCCTGTTCCCAGTTGCGCGACAAGAACTCGGATTGGAGACCCACGCTGTTGCGGCCCGCGTACCCTGTGAGGCTGCCCGCCAGGCCCTCCACTTCGTGCATGATGCGTTCGGCTGAACGCGTCCGCGTCCCGCGCGACAAGAGCGCGCCGATCATGTTGGACACACCGTTCGTGCGTGCGTCCTCGTAGCGTAAGCCCCCGAGCCACATGGCCCTCACTGACATGATGGGCACGCTGGGGTCGCGCATGACGATGAGCTTCGCGCCCCCGGGCAGGGTCTGGACCACCACCTCGTCACGCACGGCCGCCGATGGGGGCTTGAGACGGAAGCGTTTGTCCGCCCGCACTTCGGCCCCGGCAACCACCTTTTGAAGTCGTTCCTTGGCCGCCCCCACATCGACTGACCGGGACACGCCCTCGGGAACCTGTGCCACGAGGGACAGGTGTTCGGTTCGCAGATACTTGTTCGCCACGGCCTGCAGGCTCGTGGGTGATACGGCCCGCAGCTGTGCGAGGTACCAGGGTTCATAATGGAGGTCTCCCACGATGGTCGCGTAGAAGCCCACCTTGCGCGCGTACCCCTGAACGGTCTCGCGATCGTAGACACGATCACTTTCGAGAATCGTGCGCGCTTTTTCCAGCTCGGCCCCGCTCACCGGTACACGCGACAGACGCAGCACCTCGTCGAGCAGGGCGGAGGTGGCCTGGTCCACGCGTCCTCCGCCTGTAACGGCACCGGCCACGAGCACACCGCCGTCCCGGGCTCCAAAGGCGTATGCGAAGGCCGATTTCGCTAGCTGACGGTTTCGGACCACCTCGAGGTTGAGGCGCGAGCTCTCACCCTGACCCAGGACGACCGCCAGCAGATCGAGGGCGGGAATGTCTTCGTGACGAATCGAGGGAATGCGAAAGGCCGCCATGACCTGCGACTCCTTCACGTCACGGGCGAGAACATCAACCCATGCCGGGGGTAGGCCCTCGAGGGGCGGACGACCTTGCGGGGCCCGCTTGGGAGCAGGCCGCATGCCTGCATAGAGCCGCTCGATGGTTTGCCGTGTCTTGGCGGCGTCGAAGTCTCCCACCACGACGAGCGTGACGTTCGGCGCCACATAACGTTCCTGGTAAAAGCCACGCACATCGGCGCGGGTCATGGCCGAGACCGTCTCCAGGCTGCCGATGACGGCCCTACCGTAGGGATGGTGCGGGAATGCGCCGGAGAACAGGCGCTGAGTGACCCCTCGATCGGGGTCATCGAGGCCCTGCTTGACCTCCTCGAGGATGACACCGCGCTCCCGCTCGAGCTCACTGGCCACGAACGACGACTGGGTCAGGGCATCGGCCAGCACGTCGAGCCCAACCTCGAGGAACTCGCTCGCAACCACCACGTGGTAGACGGTCTCGTCGAAGCTGGTCCACGCGTTGATTTCGCCACCCGCTTGCTCGATCTCTCGTGCGATCTGCCCCACGCCACGTCGCTTGGTGCCCTTGAAGAGCATGTGTTCGAGAAAGTGGGACACCCCGGCCAGCCGGTCGGGTTCATCGGCAGCCCCCACCCGCACCCACGCCTGAACAGCGGCTACGGGCGCGCTGTGGTTTTCTTCCAGAACAACCTGCAATCCGTTTTCGAGACTAAATTTCACGATGCGTCCTGATTTCGGCCCACGGCCGAGCTCGTCGATGCCGGGCACGGCAGCCGAAGTCGATCCTGTCCCCGCCCCGGGCTGCGCATATCGGCAACCTGCGAACAGGGCCAGCACCACGAACACGAGGGGGGCCCTCACGAAAGGCGAAGGTAGCATGGATCACCTCATCGGTGGCCGTTCTAGGACCTTTGGAGTATGAAGGCATCGTATCCGAGAGAGTCGATCATGGCGCCGCTGTCGAAAGCTTCTCCCTGCCCGATCTGCCGCAAGCCGGCGGGACATCGCGGGGACAACCTCTTCCATCCGTTCTGCTCGAAGCGCTGCAAGGACATCGACCTGGCCGGCTGGCTGGACGGCGCCTACCGCATCAGCCAACCGCTCGACGAAAACGACCTCGAGGCCCTCGAGGCCGAGCTGGCGCGTCGCGGTCTTCCCGACGAAGCCAACTGAGGGCCTCCGCGTCCCGCGGGCAACCGCCGGGACCCCGTCGAGCCTCAAGGGCCGGCAGACGCCGAGGCGGGGGGGGCCTCGCCGCCTTCGGCAGGTTCCACGGGGGGCTCGTCGGGCGGGTCCTGCCGGGCCGGGAAGGCGAAGCTGAGCACCGTCGAAATCAGGAGAATGCTGGCCAGCACGAGCAGCGAAATCACCTCGGAGATGTGAACGAACGACTCCACCAGGATCTTGAAGCCAATGAACGCCAGGATGAGCGCAACGCCATGCTTGAGCAGGTGCAGCTTCGAGACCAGCCCCGCAACCAAGAAAAAGAGGGAGCGCAGCCCCAGGATCGCAAAGATGTTGGAGGTGTACACGATGAAGACGTCCGTGGTGACACCGAACACCGCCGGAATCGAATCCACCGCGAACATCACGTCGGTGGCCTCCACCACCACCAGCACGGCCATGAGCGGAGTTGCGAGCCACCGCCCCTCGCGCCGCACCACGAAGCGAGCCTCCTCGTAGGCAGCTGTCATGGGCACCAGGCGGCGGAACAGGCGCAGAATCTTGTTCTTCGAGGGATCGACTTCGTCGTCACCCTGCGTGAACATCTTCACCGACGTCGCGATGAGGAACACGCCCAAGCCGTACATCAGCCAATGGAAGCGGGAGATCAGCGCGGCGCCCGCCAACACGAACGCGCCGCGCGTCAACACCGCCCCCAAGATTCCCCAGAACAACACCCGGTGCTGATAGCTTTCGGGGACCCGAAAGTACTTGAACACCACGATGAACACGAACACGTTGTCCACCGACAGGGCCTGCTCGAGGAGGTAGGCCTGAAGAAATTCCAGGCCGCGCGCCGTCCCGAAGCGCTGAGACACGAAGACGTTGAAGGCCATCGCCAGAGAAACCCACACCGCCACCCAGATGGCGGCCTCGCGCATGCGAACCCGATGGGCCGTCCGATGAAAAACGCCCAGGTCGAGCGCTAGCATCACGAGCACCACCGAGCCAAAAAGGCCCCACATCCAAAGAGAACCGACGGAGTTCACGAGAGCCCCGATCTAGCGCTCCCCGGGCGCAAGGGCCAGGGCCGATTTTCACCGCCGCGTGTCGGTCGGGCTCGTGTTCCAGGCACCGTCGAACTCTGCCGCCAGCCGCCCGGCATTGCGCCTTAGCCACAAGATGGCCACGAGGACCAGGATCAGCCAGAGGGCCTTCGAAAGGGTCCTCTTCGGCACGAGCTGCCACAAACGACGGCTGCCCCGCTCGGCGATGGCCTTGCGCAGCCGCCGCAACTCAGCCTCCTCGGCGGCAGAGGCCTCTTGCGACGCCACATGGTCGTCGCTGGGGGGGCGTTCCTCGGGCATGCTCAGTCGACCTCGGGTTCGAAAATGTGTTTTACCCGAAGCCTGGGTCTGCGGCTCCCTCGAAACGCGTTCACCTCGAAACAGCCGAGAAGGTCCAAACGCACGCCCGGTGCCGGCGCTTGCTCCGCCATGCCGAAGGCAATGGCGTCGCTCACCACACCTTCCTGGCTCAGGGTGAGCTGCAGATGCGAGCCCCCCACCACACGGGACGAGCTTGCTGTTACACGGCAGAGTGCCAAGAGAGGCTCCGCGTTCCCGCACCCGAAGGGGGCAAGCCGCGCCAGATCCTCGGCGCCGGCCAGGTCCAGGTCCGCAAGCTGCACCACAGCGTCGACCTCGATGCCTGCATTGTCTTCACTGTGCTCCTGCCAGACCCGCGCCACACCGACAAAGGCGGCCCGAAACGCCTCGAGCTCTGCGCGCCGTATCGTGAGCCCTGCTGCGGCGGCATGGCCGCCGAAAACCTCGAGATGACCGGCCGTGTCAGCGAGAGCGCGATAAAGATTGAAGCCCGGCACGGTACGCGCCGAACCGCGGCCGCGCTCTCCCTCGAAGCCGATGACCAGGCTGGGACGGGCGTAGCGATCGACCAGTTTGGCCGCCACGATGCCCACCACGCCGTGGTGCCAGCCCTCATCGCCCACCACGAGCGCGGCGGGCACTTGGCCACCGGCGTCCCGGACGAGCGCAGCGACCTCTGCGTCGGCCGCCGCCAAAACCGCCTCTTGGATCTCCTGGCGCCGGCGGTTCTGCTCGTCGAGCGCCTGAGCCAAACGGAGCGCCCTCTCGGCGTCGGGCGCGAGCAGCAGATCCAGCGCCAGCTGAGCGTCCCCGAGACGGCCGGCTGCGTTGAGGCGGGGCGCAAGACGAAACCCGATGTCGACGGCGGTGACGTCTCGGTCAGCCTCCATCGCGGAAACCTGGGCCAACGCGGCAACACCGGGACGCCGACGGGTCGACAGGGTCCTGAGCCCCGCCGCAACCAAGGCGCGGTTCTCGTGGGTGAGGGGCATGACATCGGCCACGGTGCCCAGCGCCACGAGATCGAGCAGCTCACGCGGGTCCCACGCCGCGGCCCGGGGGTTTCCGAGCTGTTTGAGGCGGGTCCGCAGGGCGCCGACCAGGTAAAAGGCCAGGCCGCACGACGCCAGGCCCTTGAAGGCAAAACGGTCGTCGTCGCGATGGGGGTTCACCAACGCCAAGGCGACGTGGTCTCCGCGAGGCACCTGGTGATGATCAATCACCACCACGGGAACCCCGCGCTCCCGAAGCCAGCCGATCGAGGCGTGGTCGCTCGTGCCACAATCGGCCGTGATCACGAGCGTGCAGCCGGCCGCGACAAAGCGCTCGGCAGCCGCCAGGGTAAAGCCATACCCGCCCGAGCGGCTGGCACATCGGGCCTCGACCACGCCCCCCAACGCCCGAAGGCCCGAAGTGAGGACTGCCGCGGAGGTGACCCCGTCCACGTCGTAGTCACCGAACACACCGACCGTCTCGCGCTCGCCGACCGCCTGAACGAGACGCTCGAGAGCCCGATCCAGGTCCGCAATGCCCTTGGGGCTTCGAAGGTCTGCCAGCCGTGGCGTCAGGA
The DNA window shown above is from Myxococcales bacterium and carries:
- a CDS encoding TerC family protein, coding for MNSVGSLWMWGLFGSVVLVMLALDLGVFHRTAHRVRMREAAIWVAVWVSLAMAFNVFVSQRFGTARGLEFLQAYLLEQALSVDNVFVFIVVFKYFRVPESYQHRVLFWGILGAVLTRGAFVLAGAALISRFHWLMYGLGVFLIATSVKMFTQGDDEVDPSKNKILRLFRRLVPMTAAYEEARFVVRREGRWLATPLMAVLVVVEATDVMFAVDSIPAVFGVTTDVFIVYTSNIFAILGLRSLFFLVAGLVSKLHLLKHGVALILAFIGFKILVESFVHISEVISLLVLASILLISTVLSFAFPARQDPPDEPPVEPAEGGEAPPASASAGP
- the recJ gene encoding single-stranded-DNA-specific exonuclease RecJ, which encodes MVSRWQIPRIDDGQVDALCRQLGLRRLTAEVLVRRGMGEPEHAHKFLTPRLADLRSPKGIADLDRALERLVQAVGERETVGVFGDYDVDGVTSAAVLTSGLRALGGVVEARCASRSGGYGFTLAAAERFVAAGCTLVITADCGTSDHASIGWLRERGVPVVVIDHHQVPRGDHVALALVNPHRDDDRFAFKGLASCGLAFYLVGALRTRLKQLGNPRAAAWDPRELLDLVALGTVADVMPLTHENRALVAAGLRTLSTRRRPGVAALAQVSAMEADRDVTAVDIGFRLAPRLNAAGRLGDAQLALDLLLAPDAERALRLAQALDEQNRRRQEIQEAVLAAADAEVAALVRDAGGQVPAALVVGDEGWHHGVVGIVAAKLVDRYARPSLVIGFEGERGRGSARTVPGFNLYRALADTAGHLEVFGGHAAAAGLTIRRAELEAFRAAFVGVARVWQEHSEDNAGIEVDAVVQLADLDLAGAEDLARLAPFGCGNAEPLLALCRVTASSSRVVGGSHLQLTLSQEGVVSDAIAFGMAEQAPAPGVRLDLLGCFEVNAFRGSRRPRLRVKHIFEPEVD